DNA from Syntrophales bacterium:
AGGAATTCAAATTTGATCTGAGGGTATGGCCACGGTATCTCTTTCCAACTCCCTTGCAGGGTTTCCTGTCCATAGGTTAAATTTACTTCCGCACCCTCAAATGAATCGTTGCTAAAAAAGAACTCAATTTTTCCGGAGCGTTCAAAGATTATTGGGAGCAAGGTGGCGCAGGCTCGTTTGGCGGCATAAAACGCAGGTTTGGGATGCCGATAGTAATCGATGATTGACCAGTTACTGGTAGGCCAGCTGTCATTATACATCCACACCATTGTCCCGCCATTGTTTGGACGGTCACGCCGGGCACTTTCAAACTCGGCTCTCATCATTTCCGCGTGTGTGGCTTGACCAAACTTTACATATTTCTGAAGACTATCTATTTCACCAAAAATTGCACCGGCAATTAAAAGTGTCTGCTCGTAATGCGGCAGATTTCTATGACCTCTCTGAATGTGATCTATCCATGCCTGGTTGGGCGGCCAAAGATTATCAGGAGAAAGGAATTTTTTGAAAGTTTTTTCGCTGCAGGGTCCCTGAATGCAGAACTCCGAATTGAAGGAACATACCCTTTCAAAATGGTTTCGGAATCGTTCTGGTTTTCCGTCAGATTCAAAGAGAGCATATTTCCAGCAGGAGATATGGCAATTTCCGGAATTCGGTAAGTTGCCAAAATCATCCCTAGACTGCGGACTTGATTCTACGTAAGGCACACCGAGACCGAACCCACCAACCAAACCTCGTAGAATCATGGTATATATCTGCGGATCATCCCTTAATCTATTTACAGTCCATGCATCTTTTGTTTCAGAATAAATACCGCTGTCTTTTTGCAGGTTATCCCCTGCCTGATTTGGATAATCCCAGGAGTACACGTCTTCATTACAACCACACCAAAGTACGATACTCGGATGATTTCTAAGGCGTCGGATCTGATAGTTGGCTTCTGCCATAATCTCGTCACGCAGAAGATCAATTGGATAGCCAGTACTCGCAAACATAAAATCCTGCCAGACCATTATTCCCAGTTCATCACACAGTTCGTAGAAAATATCTCGTTCGTAGATTCCTCCTCCCCACACCCGGAGCATGTTGAAGTTGGCTTCCTTTGCTTTTTTTAAATAAAACTCATATTGTTCCTCCGAAGCATTTACTGGCCACAGCTCTAAAGGGACCCAGTTTGCTCCTTTGCAAAATATAGTCTCCCCGTTAATTTCAATTCCGAATGAAAAACCAGGCCCTGCTTTTGTTGGGGTAAAAGGTCTTTCCACAATTTTTGATTCACGAAGTCCCAGACGTCCCTTCCGTCTGTCTGCAACAACATCGTTTACCAGAAGTTCAATTGAGTAATCGTATAGGGGATGCTTTCCGTAGCCGTTTGGAAACCAAAGTTGTGGGTTTGGAATACTCAAACTCAGATAAGACTTAAAAGAGTCTCTTGAAATCTCATTTTTAATATCTGAACCATACCCGGTG
Protein-coding regions in this window:
- a CDS encoding glycoside hydrolase family 2 protein, with amino-acid sequence MKTINLNGKWMLLGSEPQSDSLDNIIKPDPNIGDWMITNVPGDVNATLLQYKKIPDPHYDTQAQNCYWVTGKEWWYKLTFDTPDVGEAKTDLCLTGVDGHADIWLNDKYLGEMKNAFRLFRFNVTGLLKPEGNALLLRFQSLNQLLGGPRFDEQNSWKDRRAFLRKPQFSFGWDWALPLPSIGLSENVWIEHHNEYCLTDISIQPFMNGRIDFAFEVTEKTKEAGYRIAVNVTGYGSDIKNEISRDSFKSYLSLSIPNPQLWFPNGYGKHPLYDYSIELLVNDVVADRRKGRLGLRESKIVERPFTPTKAGPGFSFGIEINGETIFCKGANWVPLELWPVNASEEQYEFYLKKAKEANFNMLRVWGGGIYERDIFYELCDELGIMVWQDFMFASTGYPIDLLRDEIMAEANYQIRRLRNHPSIVLWCGCNEDVYSWDYPNQAGDNLQKDSGIYSETKDAWTVNRLRDDPQIYTMILRGLVGGFGLGVPYVESSPQSRDDFGNLPNSGNCHISCWKYALFESDGKPERFRNHFERVCSFNSEFCIQGPCSEKTFKKFLSPDNLWPPNQAWIDHIQRGHRNLPHYEQTLLIAGAIFGEIDSLQKYVKFGQATHAEMMRAEFESARRDRPNNGGTMVWMYNDSWPTSNWSIIDYYRHPKPAFYAAKRACATLLPIIFERSGKIEFFFSNDSFEGAEVNLTYGQETLQGSWKEIPWPYPQIKFEFLDQEFARGKWHSRIQLQTDSFARFCHLLVKKDNIEISLSDNYFDVSAGSKHQICIQSQEKLDANSLTIGNWWTKWE